From one Gemmobacter sp. genomic stretch:
- a CDS encoding CoA transferase → MTHSTKGALDGLLVIDASRVLGGPYCGQILGDHGARVIKIEPPQGDETRAWGPPFQGDAASYFLGLNRNKEGIAVDFARPEGREILLALLDGADVFLENFKTGTLEKWGIGREELRRRFPRLVHVRVSGFGEDGPYGGRPGYDAAVQALVGLMSVNGEAGGTPVRIGVPVVDMVTGLNAALGCLMALQERERSGQGQFVEAALYDCGFSLMHPHLPNLYLGAPVPVPSGNAHPNITPYDTYRCKDGDIFLAVGNNGQFAKLCAVLGLPDDDPRYATNALRKENRPALREMLEGVLASHGAEEIAERLITSGVPCAPVRTLDQVVADPHTHARGMIVDIGDYRGTASPIKLDRTPATYRKAPPSFGGDTDRVVQDFGLSADDTGLVRK, encoded by the coding sequence ATGACCCATTCCACGAAAGGCGCGCTGGACGGCCTGCTGGTGATCGACGCCAGCCGGGTGCTGGGCGGGCCCTATTGCGGCCAGATCCTGGGCGACCATGGCGCGCGGGTGATCAAGATCGAACCGCCGCAGGGCGATGAGACGAGGGCCTGGGGCCCGCCCTTTCAGGGCGATGCCGCCAGCTACTTTCTGGGCCTGAACCGCAACAAGGAAGGCATCGCGGTGGATTTCGCCCGCCCCGAAGGGCGCGAAATCCTGCTCGCGCTGCTGGACGGCGCCGATGTGTTCCTGGAGAATTTCAAGACCGGAACGCTGGAAAAATGGGGCATCGGGCGCGAGGAGCTGCGCCGCCGCTTTCCCCGGCTGGTGCATGTGCGGGTGTCCGGCTTTGGCGAGGACGGGCCCTATGGCGGTCGCCCCGGCTATGATGCGGCGGTGCAGGCGCTGGTCGGGCTGATGTCGGTGAACGGCGAGGCGGGCGGCACCCCGGTGCGCATCGGCGTGCCGGTGGTGGATATGGTGACGGGGCTGAACGCCGCGCTGGGCTGCCTGATGGCCTTGCAGGAACGCGAACGGTCTGGCCAGGGGCAGTTCGTCGAGGCGGCGCTGTATGACTGCGGATTCTCGCTGATGCATCCGCATCTGCCGAACCTGTATCTGGGCGCGCCGGTGCCGGTGCCCTCGGGCAATGCGCATCCGAACATCACGCCCTATGACACCTACCGCTGCAAGGATGGCGACATTTTCCTGGCGGTGGGCAACAATGGCCAGTTCGCCAAGCTGTGCGCGGTGCTGGGCCTGCCGGACGATGACCCGCGTTATGCCACCAACGCGCTGCGCAAGGAAAATCGCCCCGCGCTGCGCGAGATGCTGGAAGGCGTGCTGGCCTCCCATGGCGCCGAGGAAATTGCCGAACGGCTGATCACCTCGGGCGTGCCCTGCGCGCCGGTCAGGACGCTGGATCAGGTGGTGGCCGACCCGCACACCCATGCGCGCGGCATGATCGTGGATATCGGCGACTATCGTGGCACCGCCAGCCCGATCAAGCTGGACCGCACGCCCGCCACCTATCGCAAGGCGCCGCCCAGCTTTGGCGGCGATACGGACCGGGTGGTGCAGGACTTTGGCCTGAGCGCGGACGACACCGGGTTGGTCCGCAAATGA
- a CDS encoding SDR family NAD(P)-dependent oxidoreductase has translation MTELVVLTGAASGIGRAAAEIFATQGASCLLLDRDAEGLARVAAALPGTHHVLACDLTDPASFAGIAQTVAGLGRVQVVANNAGMSDPSGVPMADQTMAQLDRLIALNLRAPAALVQALRPHMVPGARVVNVSSGAGLRAIPFRGAYSPTKAGVIGLTSALAASDSGLTATALCPGYVRTELVEGLIAAGRLDPAQAVTKVPMARMVSPAEMAQALVFLASAAAAPLGGQALSYDGGSSVFGGSITFSADQAAAPVAMDLATRFAVAGDDALAALLPATGDYEAQVDATALTADNALAAVHAAAARFAKAGPRHASLTLLLPPAPTDWIAAGDHAAAGMAIATLACEWGRSGLRINALQLRRPVPADALAGVLAWAGSARAQYLTGQVIPLGRPA, from the coding sequence ATGACGGAACTGGTGGTTCTGACCGGGGCAGCCTCGGGCATCGGCCGTGCGGCGGCGGAAATCTTTGCGACGCAGGGGGCAAGCTGCCTGCTGCTGGACCGCGATGCCGAAGGGCTGGCGCGCGTGGCCGCCGCCCTGCCCGGCACGCATCATGTGCTGGCCTGCGATCTGACCGATCCGGCCAGCTTTGCCGGCATCGCGCAGACCGTGGCGGGCCTTGGCCGCGTGCAGGTGGTCGCGAACAACGCCGGCATGTCCGACCCGTCGGGCGTGCCGATGGCCGACCAGACCATGGCGCAGCTGGACCGGCTGATCGCGCTGAACCTGCGGGCGCCCGCCGCGCTGGTGCAGGCGCTGCGGCCCCATATGGTGCCGGGCGCAAGGGTGGTGAACGTATCGTCCGGCGCCGGGCTGCGGGCGATTCCGTTCCGGGGCGCCTATAGCCCGACCAAGGCCGGGGTGATCGGCCTGACCAGCGCACTGGCCGCGTCAGACAGCGGGCTGACCGCCACCGCGCTGTGCCCCGGCTATGTCCGCACCGAACTGGTCGAAGGGCTGATCGCCGCCGGCCGGCTGGATCCGGCGCAGGCGGTGACCAAGGTGCCGATGGCGCGCATGGTCTCGCCCGCCGAAATGGCGCAGGCGCTGGTGTTCCTGGCCTCGGCCGCCGCGGCCCCGCTTGGCGGGCAGGCGCTCAGCTATGACGGCGGATCGTCGGTGTTCGGCGGCTCCATCACGTTCAGCGCGGATCAGGCGGCAGCCCCGGTGGCGATGGATCTGGCAACGCGCTTTGCCGTGGCGGGCGATGATGCGCTGGCAGCCCTGCTGCCCGCAACCGGCGACTACGAGGCGCAGGTGGATGCCACCGCGCTGACCGCAGACAACGCCCTTGCCGCCGTCCATGCCGCTGCGGCGCGGTTCGCCAAGGCAGGCCCCCGCCATGCCAGCCTGACCCTGCTGCTGCCCCCTGCCCCGACCGACTGGATCGCAGCCGGAGACCACGCGGCGGCAGGCATGGCGATTGCGACGCTGGCCTGCGAATGGGGCCGGTCGGGCCTGCGCATCAACGCGCTGCAACTGCGCCGCCCCGTCCCGGCCGATGCGCTGGCCGGCGTACTGGCCTGGGCGGGCAGCGCGCGGGCGCAATATCTGACCGGGCAGGTCATCCCGCTGGGACGCCCGGCATGA
- a CDS encoding tripartite tricarboxylate transporter permease produces MSGSLLENIALGFGVALSFEGLLYCALGVILGTVVGVLPGLGTMATLAILMPITYHIDPTFAVIMLSGIYYGAAYGGSTASILLNLPGTVTSVVTTLDGYPMAKNGKAGLALFITAIASFIGSMLGAVLLAVLTVPLARIAMQFGPQEYFMLMAFGLIAASMLSTGKPLKSLIMVCTGMVLGVVGLDLNSGSARFTFGMPEFYDGLSLVAIAMGLFGLPEIISAARRGPEGRVSNEKISLRSMLPNRQEWKDSAMPMLRGTGIGSFFGALPGTGGVIATFISYAVEKRLSKTPERFGHGAIAGVAAPEAANNAAVQTAFIPTMSLGIPGDAVMAIMLGVLMVHGIVPGPSVISENPELFWGLVASFVVGNIFLVILNVPLVGLWVRLLRVPYHLLFPVMVACVCVGVYSVQNSVMDIYVLLVFGLIGIGLRVLQFDGATLLLGFVLGPMIEENFRRAMVVSGGEFAPFVERPISAAFLLAGVALVLWFSGRFVLRAVRR; encoded by the coding sequence ATGAGTGGTTCGCTGCTGGAAAACATCGCCCTGGGGTTCGGCGTTGCCCTGTCGTTCGAAGGGCTGCTGTATTGCGCGCTTGGCGTGATCCTGGGCACCGTGGTGGGCGTGCTGCCTGGTCTTGGCACCATGGCGACGCTGGCCATCCTGATGCCGATCACCTACCACATCGACCCGACATTCGCCGTGATCATGCTGTCGGGCATCTACTATGGCGCGGCCTATGGCGGTTCGACGGCATCCATCCTGCTGAACCTGCCGGGCACCGTCACCTCGGTGGTGACCACGCTGGATGGCTACCCCATGGCCAAGAACGGCAAGGCGGGGCTGGCGCTGTTCATCACCGCCATCGCCTCGTTCATCGGGTCGATGCTGGGGGCGGTGCTGCTGGCGGTGCTGACAGTGCCGCTGGCGCGGATCGCCATGCAGTTCGGGCCGCAGGAATATTTCATGCTGATGGCCTTTGGCCTGATCGCGGCCTCCATGCTGTCGACCGGCAAGCCGCTGAAATCGCTGATCATGGTCTGCACCGGCATGGTGCTGGGCGTGGTCGGGCTGGACCTGAATTCCGGGTCGGCGCGGTTCACCTTTGGCATGCCGGAATTCTACGACGGCCTGTCGCTGGTCGCCATTGCCATGGGTCTGTTCGGCCTGCCGGAAATCATCTCGGCCGCCCGTCGCGGGCCCGAAGGCCGGGTGTCGAACGAGAAAATCTCGCTCCGCTCCATGCTGCCCAACCGGCAGGAGTGGAAGGATTCGGCCATGCCCATGCTGCGCGGCACCGGGATCGGGTCGTTCTTTGGCGCGCTGCCGGGCACCGGCGGGGTGATTGCCACCTTCATTTCCTATGCGGTGGAAAAGCGGCTGTCGAAAACACCCGAACGCTTTGGCCATGGCGCCATCGCCGGCGTTGCCGCCCCCGAGGCGGCGAACAACGCCGCCGTGCAGACCGCCTTCATCCCCACCATGTCGCTGGGCATTCCGGGCGATGCGGTGATGGCGATCATGCTGGGCGTGCTGATGGTGCATGGCATCGTGCCGGGGCCGTCGGTGATTTCCGAAAACCCCGAACTGTTCTGGGGCCTTGTCGCCTCGTTCGTGGTCGGCAACATCTTTCTGGTCATCCTGAACGTGCCGCTGGTCGGCCTGTGGGTGCGGCTGCTGCGGGTGCCCTATCACCTGCTGTTCCCGGTGATGGTGGCCTGCGTCTGCGTCGGCGTCTATTCGGTGCAGAACTCGGTCATGGACATCTACGTGCTGCTGGTGTTCGGGCTGATCGGCATCGGCCTGCGGGTGTTGCAGTTCGATGGGGCCACGCTGCTGCTGGGCTTCGTGCTTGGCCCGATGATCGAGGAAAACTTCCGCCGCGCCATGGTGGTCAGCGGCGGGGAATTCGCACCCTTTGTCGAACGGCCCATCTCGGCCGCCTTCCTGCTGGCAGGGGTCGCGCTGGTGCTGTGGTTCTCGGGGCGGTTCGTGCTGCGGGCGGTCCGGCGCTGA
- a CDS encoding flavin reductase family protein: MRIHITDAGAITLLEPANFRGLDVLIDPQPEDLVNRQIARIGHRDGEGHVRIAPGILRFLSPLAGEPDWDAGFATMIAHATRAGWVDDMGAVRAHIVWSDPPTGIEPDDFRRTLRRLAAGVCAVTTGTMGQPAGLVASSVVSVSAEPPLLGVFVNRGSSALPVILANGMFAANVLGCRHADVVRAFVSRQQGAARFADADWRAGALGLPVLGTALAAMECQIVTSQVLGTHQLLVGRIARATSREYQPMVHFNGVTRRLEGEAA, encoded by the coding sequence ATGCGCATCCACATCACAGATGCGGGGGCGATCACCTTGCTGGAGCCCGCGAACTTTCGCGGGCTCGATGTTTTGATCGACCCCCAGCCCGAAGACCTGGTCAACCGCCAGATCGCCCGCATCGGTCATCGCGATGGCGAAGGGCATGTCCGCATTGCCCCCGGCATCCTGCGGTTCCTGTCGCCCCTGGCCGGCGAGCCGGACTGGGACGCCGGCTTTGCCACCATGATCGCCCATGCCACGCGCGCCGGCTGGGTGGACGACATGGGCGCGGTGCGTGCCCATATCGTCTGGTCCGACCCGCCCACGGGGATAGAGCCCGACGATTTCCGCCGCACCCTGCGCCGGCTGGCGGCCGGCGTCTGCGCGGTGACGACGGGCACCATGGGCCAGCCGGCAGGGCTGGTTGCCTCCAGCGTCGTGTCGGTTTCGGCGGAACCGCCCTTGCTGGGGGTGTTCGTCAACCGGGGCAGCTCTGCCCTGCCGGTCATTCTGGCCAATGGCATGTTCGCCGCCAACGTGCTGGGGTGCCGCCATGCCGATGTGGTGCGCGCCTTTGTCTCGCGGCAGCAGGGGGCCGCGCGGTTTGCCGATGCCGACTGGCGGGCCGGCGCGCTGGGCCTGCCGGTGCTGGGCACCGCGCTGGCGGCGATGGAATGCCAGATCGTCACCAGCCAGGTGCTGGGCACCCATCAGCTGCTGGTCGGGCGGATTGCCCGCGCCACCTCGCGAGAGTATCAGCCGATGGTGCATTTCAACGGCGTGACCCGCCGGCTAGAGGGAGAGGCCGCATGA
- a CDS encoding carboxymuconolactone decarboxylase family protein — translation MTLTPEQQAIKAHFIAERGYWRPWTETILRINPEFLRRYATYAGYPARNGPLSKRMVELIYVALDASSTHLFASGIRTHIDMALQAGATPADILDVLHIVTAQGLETVFDAVGILAEEAGLPPTVHLPSDQRSRVGAIFPEDAPFVAALAQLDPGYLDVLVGFLSYGDPMEGLMPTERTIIEIALSACFTGYNPVSLRRQIRIALEAGVSRAEILQAIQLGAHLSVHGAALGATILEERLTGTAAGTALKPEGTA, via the coding sequence ATGACCCTGACCCCCGAGCAACAGGCCATCAAGGCCCATTTCATTGCCGAACGCGGCTACTGGCGCCCCTGGACCGAAACCATTCTGCGGATCAACCCCGAGTTCCTGCGCCGCTATGCCACCTATGCGGGCTATCCGGCCCGCAACGGCCCGCTGTCGAAACGGATGGTCGAACTGATCTACGTGGCGCTCGACGCCTCGTCCACGCATCTGTTCGCTTCGGGCATCCGCACGCATATCGACATGGCGCTACAGGCCGGCGCGACCCCGGCCGACATTCTGGACGTGCTGCACATCGTCACCGCCCAGGGGCTGGAGACGGTGTTCGATGCCGTCGGCATCCTGGCCGAGGAAGCGGGCCTGCCGCCCACCGTTCACCTGCCATCGGACCAGCGGTCGCGCGTGGGCGCGATCTTCCCGGAAGATGCCCCGTTCGTCGCCGCGCTGGCGCAGCTGGACCCGGGCTATCTGGACGTGCTGGTCGGGTTCCTGAGCTATGGCGACCCGATGGAAGGGCTGATGCCCACCGAACGCACCATCATCGAAATCGCGCTGAGCGCCTGTTTCACCGGCTACAACCCGGTCAGCCTGCGCCGCCAGATCCGCATCGCACTGGAGGCGGGCGTGTCGCGCGCCGAGATCCTTCAGGCGATCCAGCTGGGCGCGCATCTGTCGGTGCATGGCGCCGCACTGGGCGCCACCATTCTTGAAGAACGCCTGACAGGCACGGCGGCGGGGACCGCCTTGAAACCGGAGGGGACAGCATGA
- a CDS encoding tripartite tricarboxylate transporter TctB family protein has protein sequence MNDHIRQRLPDLVGAALAIALGSYAWITSADYAAGTLRDMGPGFFPRLAAGGLILLGMLLALATLKSPPSRFGGDRPELSSVLLIGAALISFALLIERNGLFPAIFVAVLLSTFASDNRNISRSVLLAALTAGACVAVFILGLNLPMKVFAL, from the coding sequence ATGAACGATCACATAAGGCAGCGGCTGCCCGACCTGGTCGGCGCGGCGCTGGCGATCGCCCTGGGCAGCTATGCCTGGATCACCTCGGCCGATTATGCGGCGGGCACGCTGCGCGACATGGGGCCGGGGTTCTTTCCGCGGCTGGCGGCGGGCGGGCTGATCCTGCTGGGGATGCTGCTGGCGCTGGCCACGCTGAAAAGCCCGCCGTCGCGGTTTGGCGGCGACCGGCCGGAATTGTCGTCGGTGCTGCTGATCGGGGCGGCGCTGATCTCGTTCGCGCTGCTGATCGAACGCAACGGGCTGTTCCCGGCGATCTTCGTCGCGGTGCTGCTGTCAACCTTTGCATCCGACAACCGCAACATCTCGCGGTCCGTGCTGCTGGCCGCGCTGACAGCGGGGGCCTGTGTCGCGGTGTTCATCCTTGGCCTCAACCTGCCCATGAAGGTGTTCGCGCTATGA